A window of the Gossypium arboreum isolate Shixiya-1 chromosome 2, ASM2569848v2, whole genome shotgun sequence genome harbors these coding sequences:
- the LOC108466363 gene encoding la-related protein 1C-like, producing the protein MAANINTVNFNTSVAVAAVDHSASSPNQSHRATTDGSPPWSEIVLRRESDPTAGSPLTHSSSSSPPPSASVVEPYVAAEFGEGGVDNAGAGSNGNAGKRTAWNKPSNGGTEIGVVMGADTWPALSPSAARVPPKSSSDSPRASLDGSSSSPSVVPVSQGSGSAPPLSASQKPVSNSAKSNSNSTPNHNTPARQRSMKRNSNNSASNGGLSQAPPQGPVVESPLNSPSSRDHVQRSSFVSQSHTSGNDQPHPRNSFRQRNGGPHPRGDGSHHQNFGGRRNQDHGNHEWNGRRFNNRDGHMQPRVLRLMRHPPPPPLPNTLPFIAHTPMRPFGTPMGYPDMTSLYVVPAAPPESLRGLPFVAPMPPLFFPPTEPLDNQLHARIVNQIDYYFSNENLIKDTFLRQNMDDQGWVPIKLIAGFKKVSLLTDNIQLITDALQRSTVVEVQGDKVRKRIDWMRWIMPPSVQFPTISGQDTLAARVQKISLEQRTSNQSGTSNQEDTNASGLSGRASSGDFNNQSQQLNTEGTAVSAQACPASNST; encoded by the exons ATGGCTGCAAATATTAATACGGTTAATTTCAATACCTCCGTTGCAGTGGCAGCTGTTGATCACTCTGCTAGTAGCCCTAACCAATCACATCGTGCCACGACAGACGGCTCTCCGCCCTGGTCTGAAATCGTCCTACGCCGGGAATCCGACCCGACTGCGGGTAGTCCATTAACGCATTCGTCCTCTTCGTCGCCTCCACCGTCAGCGTCGGTGGTAGAGCCGTATGTTGCGGCGGAGTTTGGAGAGGGAGGTGTCGATAATGCGGGTGCTGGGTCAAACGGCAATGCTGGTAAGAGGACCGCTTGGAACAAACCTTCTAACGGCGGTACCGAGATTGGGGTCGTTATGGGGGCCGACACGTGGCCTGCTTTGTCTCCGTCAGCAGCTAGGGTTCCTCCCAAATCTTCTTCAGATTCACCCAGAGCTTCATTGGATGGATCATCGTCTTCTCCTTCCGTTGTCCCCGTTTCTCAG GGGAGTGGAAGTGCACCGCCATTATCGGCTTCGCAGAAACCAGTCAGCAACAGCGCAAAGTCAAATTCAAATTCGACTCCGAACCATAACACTCCTGCACGACAGAGGTCAATGAAACGAAATAGTAATAACTCAGCATCTAATGGTGGTCTCTCACAGGCACCGCCTCAAGGTCCTGTGGTTGAATCACCTCTTAATAGCCCTTCTTCTAGGGATCACGTACAGAGAAGTAGTTTTGTATCACAGTCTCATACTAGTGGTAATGATCAGCCACACCCACGGAATTCATTTAGACAACGTAATGGTGGTCCACATCCACGAGGAGATGGTTCTCACCATCAGAATTTTGGAGGAAGGCGCAATCAAGATCATGGAAATCATGAGTGGAATGGTCGAAGGTTTAATAACAGGGATGGTCACATGCAGCCAAGAGTTCTTAGGTTAATGAGGCATCCGCCACCACCTCCATTGCCTAATACTTTACCTTTTATTGCACATACTCCTATGCGGCCTTTTGGCACCCCAATGGGGTATCCTG ATATGACATCTCTTTATGTTGTCCCGGCTGCTCCTCCAGAGTCACTTAGAGGTTTGCCATTTGTTGCACCGATGCCCCCATTGTTTTTCCCACCCACAGAGCCTCTTGACAATCAGTTGCATGCTAGAATAGTGAATCAGATAGATTATTATTTCAG TAATGAAAATCTAATTAAGGATACCTTCTTGAGGCAAAACATGGATGACCAGGGCTGGGTTCCTATTAAATTAATAGCCGGCTTCAAAAAG GTTTCACTTTTGACTGATAATATTCAGCTTATAACGGATGCTCTGCAGAGGTCAACGGTTGTGGAAGTGCAG GGTGACAAAGTGAGGAAGCGGATCGATTGGATGCGATGGATAATGCCACCTTCTGTTCAGTTCCCTACCATTTCTGGTCAGGATACGTTGGCTGCTCGTGTTCAGAAGATTTCATTGGAGCAGAGAACCTCAAACCAGAGTGGTACAAGTAACCAAGAAGATACTAATGCCAGTGGACTGTCAGGTAGAGCATCGTCGGGAGACTTCAATAATCAGTCACAGCAACTCAACACTGAAGGAACAGCTGTCAGTGCTCAGGCTTGTCCGGCAAGTAATTCAACTTAA